A stretch of the Halodesulfovibrio sp. MK-HDV genome encodes the following:
- the moaA gene encoding GTP 3',8-cyclase MoaA, with translation MTHTTLSAETKASLALTDNHGRTVNYLRVSITDRCNLRCMYCWSADGMQFIPHDNIITYEEIARLVDLSVEMGVSKVRLTGGEPFARRNCLDLIEMLLKKHPDLDLRLTTNATLMNGKAKALADLGVRHINISLDTFERKKFQSITGRDMLRSVTRSIDECLASGLKVKINTVALKGVNNDELPVFVNFAKNNPVDVRFIEFMPMGSCSTWNESNFWSADDIFEEASKLAVLTKLEKGERRSGPAKLFGIEGGKGRLGFITPMSNHFCSSCNRLRITANGMLRTCLFSDSEIDLRTMLRNTSITDADIANVMREANVGKPLGVELLKAKKQNEVALKRMNAIGG, from the coding sequence ATGACACATACCACATTAAGTGCAGAGACAAAGGCGTCCTTAGCTCTTACCGATAATCACGGGCGTACTGTCAATTATCTGCGCGTATCGATCACTGACCGCTGCAACCTGCGCTGTATGTACTGTTGGTCTGCCGACGGCATGCAGTTCATCCCTCACGATAACATTATTACCTACGAAGAGATTGCCAGACTCGTCGACCTTTCCGTCGAAATGGGAGTCAGCAAAGTCCGCCTGACCGGAGGCGAGCCATTTGCCCGACGCAATTGCCTTGATCTTATCGAGATGCTGCTTAAAAAACATCCCGATCTTGATCTGCGTCTTACCACAAACGCAACTCTTATGAACGGCAAGGCGAAAGCATTAGCTGACCTTGGTGTCCGTCACATAAATATTTCTCTGGATACCTTTGAACGCAAAAAGTTCCAAAGTATTACAGGCCGTGACATGCTCCGAAGCGTGACACGTTCCATTGATGAATGTTTAGCAAGCGGACTTAAGGTAAAAATCAACACTGTTGCGCTTAAAGGCGTTAACAATGATGAGCTGCCTGTCTTTGTCAACTTCGCTAAGAACAATCCGGTAGACGTGCGTTTTATCGAATTCATGCCTATGGGAAGCTGTAGCACATGGAACGAAAGTAACTTCTGGTCTGCTGATGACATTTTTGAAGAAGCTAGCAAGCTTGCTGTCCTTACAAAACTTGAAAAAGGCGAACGACGCTCCGGCCCTGCCAAGCTGTTCGGCATAGAAGGCGGTAAAGGGCGACTTGGTTTTATTACGCCAATGTCCAACCACTTCTGCTCTTCTTGTAACAGACTGCGAATAACTGCTAACGGAATGCTGCGCACCTGTCTTTTCTCTGACAGTGAGATCGATTTACGCACTATGTTGCGTAATACTTCGATTACCGATGCAGACATAGCCAACGTAATGCGTGAAGCTAATGTTGGTAAGCCACTTGGTGTTGAATTGCTTAAGGCAAAAAAACAAAATGAAGTTGCGTTAAAACGCATGAACGCCATTGGCGGCTAG